The following proteins are encoded in a genomic region of Laspinema palackyanum D2c:
- a CDS encoding glycosyltransferase family 4 protein: MRILFLHPNFPAQFRHLATVLGSNPNNQVVFGTKNERPEWVIPGVKKALFSPSRDPHPGTHHYVRPLESAVIYGQAVYRMAEQLKNQGFVPDVIYGHSGWGPTTFAKDIYPETPLMCYFEWYYHAYGSDANFDPNDPLNADDVARIRVKNAPILIDLASCDWGVSPTYWQRSQFPPEFHSKISVVHDGVDTEFFKPDPGVKLVLPNLDLSHVDELVTYVARGMEPYRGFPEFIEAVGYIQERRPNCHVVVVGSDRVCYGKSLPNGETYKDYMLKKVPLDLTRVHFVGSLPYGLYLKVIQASDVHIYLTRPFVLSWSMIESLSTGCLVLGSDTQPVREVITDGENGLLVDFFSPKQIADRVDEVFNHPTRMAEIRKKARETAIERYAMPTLLKRHIQLIEDVASGVLNNKSFTG; this comes from the coding sequence ATGCGAATTCTGTTTCTGCATCCTAACTTTCCGGCCCAGTTTCGTCATTTAGCCACCGTATTAGGCAGCAATCCGAACAATCAAGTTGTGTTTGGCACCAAAAATGAACGCCCTGAATGGGTGATTCCCGGGGTCAAAAAAGCCTTATTTTCTCCCAGTCGCGACCCCCATCCTGGCACTCACCATTATGTTCGTCCCCTAGAAAGTGCCGTGATTTATGGACAAGCGGTTTATCGCATGGCGGAACAACTGAAAAACCAAGGATTTGTCCCCGATGTAATTTATGGTCATTCCGGTTGGGGTCCGACGACATTTGCCAAGGATATCTATCCGGAAACTCCCTTAATGTGTTACTTTGAATGGTATTATCATGCCTACGGGTCCGATGCCAACTTCGACCCCAACGACCCCTTAAATGCGGATGATGTGGCTCGAATTCGCGTGAAAAATGCGCCCATTTTAATTGACTTAGCCTCTTGCGATTGGGGCGTTTCTCCAACTTATTGGCAGCGATCGCAATTTCCCCCGGAATTTCATAGCAAAATCTCCGTTGTTCATGATGGCGTTGATACGGAATTTTTCAAACCTGACCCGGGTGTAAAATTAGTTCTTCCCAACCTGGATTTATCCCATGTAGATGAACTCGTGACTTATGTCGCCCGAGGCATGGAACCCTATCGCGGATTTCCTGAATTTATCGAAGCAGTGGGTTACATTCAGGAACGTCGTCCCAATTGTCATGTTGTCGTTGTCGGTTCCGATCGCGTTTGCTATGGCAAATCCCTCCCCAATGGGGAAACCTACAAAGACTATATGCTCAAAAAAGTCCCCCTCGATTTAACCCGGGTTCACTTTGTCGGTTCCTTGCCTTATGGATTATATTTAAAAGTCATTCAAGCATCGGACGTCCATATCTATCTCACGCGACCCTTTGTTTTATCTTGGTCCATGATTGAATCCCTCTCCACAGGTTGCTTAGTCTTGGGTTCCGATACTCAACCTGTACGAGAAGTGATTACCGATGGGGAAAATGGATTACTGGTAGACTTCTTCTCCCCCAAACAAATCGCCGATCGCGTGGATGAAGTGTTCAATCATCCCACTCGTATGGCAGAGATTCGCAAAAAAGCCCGAGAAACGGCGATCGAACGCTATGCCATGCCTACCTTACTCAAGCGCCATATTCAACTGATTGAAGATGTCGCCAGTGGGGTGTTAAATAACAAAAGTTTCACGGGTTAA
- a CDS encoding class I SAM-dependent methyltransferase: MNHQSSLECCLITEVYATAMEKTNHGIDYEGTWDAYAEMWQELHPKLDRIGDEWIGKGAGAARTLAEYETLIERRFIQPYIGREHRVLEIGVGGGKTGALLLKHCKTLICADISSKMLEATRSHLGDDRVTYLKLDGLTLSAIEAHSVDVCFCYDTMVHLEPRDIFNYLTQIPALLRGDRLCVFHHTNILSELGWQKFLSEWHLNLKGQRHGSAFSVMSDHIMEKFLTHLNYEILVKDTQSVPRDCVWVCKAPAV; encoded by the coding sequence ATGAATCATCAAAGTTCGCTTGAATGTTGTCTCATAACGGAGGTGTATGCCACCGCAATGGAAAAAACCAATCACGGCATTGACTATGAAGGGACCTGGGATGCTTACGCTGAAATGTGGCAAGAGTTGCATCCCAAACTCGATCGCATTGGCGATGAATGGATTGGCAAAGGGGCAGGCGCGGCCCGTACCCTAGCCGAATATGAAACCCTGATTGAACGGCGCTTCATTCAGCCTTATATCGGGCGGGAACATCGGGTTTTAGAAATCGGTGTGGGGGGTGGTAAAACCGGCGCATTGTTGCTTAAACACTGCAAAACGCTCATCTGTGCGGACATTTCTAGTAAAATGCTAGAGGCCACGCGATCGCACCTCGGGGACGATCGCGTCACCTATCTCAAACTCGATGGACTGACTCTCAGTGCGATCGAAGCCCACTCCGTTGATGTCTGTTTCTGTTACGATACGATGGTGCATTTAGAACCGCGCGATATTTTCAATTATTTGACTCAAATTCCGGCCTTACTCCGAGGCGATCGTCTCTGTGTCTTTCACCATACCAACATTCTCAGCGAGTTAGGTTGGCAAAAGTTTTTGAGTGAATGGCATCTCAATTTAAAAGGACAACGGCATGGTTCAGCCTTTTCCGTGATGAGCGATCACATCATGGAAAAATTTCTCACCCATCTCAATTATGAAATTCTAGTCAAAGACACTCAGTCGGTTCCCCGAGATTGCGTTTGGGTCTGCAAAGCCCCAGCCGTTTAA
- a CDS encoding sulfotransferase domain-containing protein — protein MPDFLIIGTQKGGTTSLYHYLTQHPQILPAAQKEVHFFDLNFHQGIEWYQAQFPPRESEPLMLTGEASPYYLFHPLVPHRVKDLFPQVKLIVLLRNPVERAWSHYNHEVRWGFETLSFAEAIAQEPARLAGEVDKMWADPNYYSYNHQHYTYLSRGMYANQLKSWMELFPKEQFLILSSEAFYANPAAILAETLAFLGLTPMEIADYPKYNAGEYATLPEGLKSTLNQYFQPHNQQLVDEFSLNFSWD, from the coding sequence ATGCCAGATTTTCTGATTATTGGAACCCAAAAAGGAGGGACAACTTCTCTCTATCATTACTTAACGCAACATCCGCAAATTCTCCCCGCTGCTCAAAAAGAAGTCCATTTTTTTGACCTCAATTTTCATCAGGGAATTGAATGGTATCAGGCACAATTTCCGCCCCGAGAATCGGAACCCTTGATGCTGACGGGAGAAGCGAGTCCTTATTATTTATTTCATCCCTTAGTTCCCCACCGGGTTAAGGATTTATTTCCCCAGGTTAAGCTGATTGTGTTGCTTAGAAATCCTGTAGAAAGAGCCTGGTCTCATTATAATCATGAAGTGCGCTGGGGATTTGAGACCCTTTCTTTTGCCGAGGCGATCGCCCAAGAACCCGCAAGACTCGCCGGGGAAGTGGACAAAATGTGGGCTGACCCTAACTATTATAGTTACAATCATCAACATTATACCTATTTATCCCGGGGAATGTATGCGAATCAACTCAAAAGTTGGATGGAACTTTTCCCCAAAGAGCAATTCTTAATTCTTTCAAGCGAAGCCTTTTATGCCAATCCTGCGGCCATCCTTGCTGAAACTTTGGCATTTTTAGGGTTAACCCCGATGGAAATTGCCGACTATCCCAAATACAATGCGGGAGAGTATGCCACCCTGCCGGAGGGACTCAAATCCACCTTGAATCAATATTTTCAGCCCCACAACCAGCAGCTTGTGGATGAATTTTCCCTCAATTTTTCTTGGGATTAA
- a CDS encoding class I SAM-dependent methyltransferase, protein MKTFNASKLKSFTNALLGRKDLPLPEIETPSEPFLYCIDSPQPKETISAAFVIVSGWIVGNKSSQIKDVLLCNETHEVHPLPVVDRPDVESAYPNRTAVGFQKFILTSQITLGTSWFIQFWMDEEVYRFPIDLFVSGELCEEFLQQKQAKLAQIRPILQCPVCESDRLLIQEPVLSCPDCGSEFQLSSNHYNFLNCQLTEYGNVKSTASISANDYDPISLQLIEQLTNGLILDNGCGLRNFYYPNVVNLDIVDYPTTDVISIGEKLPFKSNSFDAVFSLAVLEHVKNPFECAKEITRVLKPGGTLYAVVPFLQPFHGYPDHYYNMTSSGLKNLFSELEDLDCTVQLPGLPIAALTWFLNSYVKGLPQPIAESFKKMKIGDLLAHPNSYMDRDFVTFLQPQSNEELASCNYLLAKKPL, encoded by the coding sequence ATGAAAACGTTTAATGCTTCAAAATTAAAGTCTTTTACCAATGCCTTATTGGGTAGAAAAGATTTGCCCCTACCTGAGATAGAAACGCCTTCTGAGCCTTTTTTATACTGCATTGATTCTCCTCAACCTAAAGAAACTATATCGGCGGCTTTTGTGATTGTCAGTGGGTGGATTGTGGGGAATAAATCCAGTCAGATTAAAGATGTCCTTCTCTGTAATGAAACCCATGAAGTTCACCCCCTGCCGGTGGTCGATCGCCCGGATGTGGAATCCGCTTATCCCAATCGGACTGCAGTCGGCTTCCAAAAGTTTATTTTAACCAGCCAGATTACCCTGGGAACCTCTTGGTTTATTCAGTTTTGGATGGATGAGGAAGTTTATCGCTTTCCCATTGATTTGTTTGTCTCTGGGGAATTATGCGAGGAGTTTTTGCAGCAAAAACAAGCAAAATTAGCCCAAATTCGACCGATTTTGCAATGTCCAGTTTGCGAAAGCGATCGCCTACTTATTCAGGAACCCGTTCTCTCTTGTCCGGACTGTGGTTCAGAATTTCAACTGAGTTCCAACCACTATAACTTTTTGAATTGCCAATTAACAGAATATGGCAACGTTAAATCAACCGCTTCTATTTCCGCTAATGATTATGACCCGATTAGCCTCCAGTTAATCGAACAGCTTACTAATGGATTAATTTTAGATAATGGCTGCGGGTTGAGAAATTTCTATTACCCCAATGTGGTTAATTTAGATATTGTAGATTATCCCACCACCGATGTCATTAGTATCGGGGAAAAACTTCCGTTTAAATCTAATTCATTTGATGCCGTATTTTCCCTGGCGGTATTAGAACACGTTAAAAACCCCTTTGAATGCGCCAAAGAAATTACGCGCGTTCTCAAACCCGGAGGGACGCTTTATGCCGTCGTGCCTTTTCTCCAGCCTTTTCATGGCTATCCGGATCATTACTATAATATGACCAGCAGTGGTCTCAAAAATCTATTTAGCGAATTAGAAGACCTAGATTGCACCGTCCAACTGCCTGGATTACCCATTGCGGCTTTAACTTGGTTTCTCAACTCTTATGTTAAAGGGTTACCTCAACCCATTGCAGAATCGTTCAAAAAAATGAAAATTGGGGATTTGTTGGCGCATCCCAACAGTTATATGGACCGAGATTTTGTCACGTTTCTACAACCCCAAAGCAATGAAGAGTTAGCCTCTTGTAACTATTTGCTGGCGAAGAAACCCTTATAA
- a CDS encoding glycosyltransferase family 2 protein, translated as MRNHPLSRTLDNLSRTQRLSKRFYEKVKTQGVRYALARLFRKLYFKLDDNPLPGPGAPEVTHPYADYHFWLGQNSSRAADLRHKAQTLQVFQYQPLISIVMPVYNTPEFYLRMALESVSSQIYPHWELCIADDASTDDHVRSILKEYAERDARIKLVFREKNGHISAASNSAIALATGDYIALLDHDDMLNADALYEMALWLNLHPDADMIYSDEDKVDDSNMLRDPFFKPDWCPDSFLSRMYTCHLGLYRRAIVEEIGGFRIGYEGSQDYDFVLRFTEKTDKIYHIPKILYHWRIHPQSTASELENKNYAVDAAEKALTEALVRRGEPGRVLPTPGGHWIVRYHIQDYQRVTVIIPTRNLGSILNTCLTSIFEKTTYPNYEVLVIDNGSDEPETLELFSKWQAKEPDRFRCITYDVPFNFSKINNYAVTQTESQYLLFLNNDTEVLDGEWMTAMVEQVQRPSIGAVGALLLYPDDTIQHAGVVIGLGGVAGHSHKHFPSQVPGYYYQLKTVNNYSAVTAACLMCRREVFESVGGFNEEDLSIAFNDVDLCLKMGEQGYRNLYLPHVVLYHYESKSRGFEDTPEKIARFSKEIDYMRHRWKTIIDHDPCYSPNLTRDREDYSIWI; from the coding sequence ATGCGAAACCATCCTCTGTCCCGAACCCTCGACAACTTATCCCGCACCCAGCGGTTATCTAAGCGGTTTTATGAAAAAGTAAAAACCCAAGGGGTCCGCTATGCCCTGGCGCGATTATTTCGTAAACTTTATTTTAAACTCGATGATAATCCGCTTCCGGGTCCCGGCGCGCCGGAAGTCACTCATCCTTATGCCGATTATCATTTTTGGCTAGGGCAAAATTCATCTCGGGCAGCAGATTTGCGGCACAAAGCACAAACATTACAGGTATTTCAATATCAGCCGTTAATTAGTATTGTGATGCCGGTTTATAATACCCCGGAGTTCTATTTGAGAATGGCACTGGAATCCGTGAGTTCTCAAATTTATCCCCATTGGGAACTCTGCATCGCCGATGATGCTTCGACCGATGATCATGTGCGCTCTATTTTAAAAGAATATGCGGAACGAGATGCGCGGATTAAGTTAGTGTTTCGCGAGAAAAATGGTCATATTTCGGCAGCTTCTAATTCAGCGATCGCCTTGGCAACCGGGGATTATATTGCCCTGTTGGACCATGATGATATGCTCAATGCCGATGCTTTATATGAAATGGCTTTATGGCTGAATCTACATCCCGATGCGGATATGATTTATAGCGATGAAGATAAAGTGGATGATAGCAATATGCTGCGGGACCCGTTTTTTAAACCGGACTGGTGTCCTGATTCTTTTCTCTCGCGAATGTACACCTGCCACTTGGGATTATATCGGCGGGCGATCGTTGAGGAAATTGGTGGATTTAGAATCGGTTATGAAGGCTCCCAAGACTACGATTTTGTCTTAAGATTTACGGAAAAAACCGATAAAATTTATCATATTCCCAAAATTCTCTACCACTGGCGCATTCATCCGCAATCCACCGCCAGCGAGTTAGAAAATAAAAACTATGCCGTTGATGCTGCCGAAAAAGCCCTCACGGAAGCATTAGTCCGTCGCGGAGAACCGGGACGAGTCCTCCCCACTCCTGGAGGACACTGGATTGTTCGCTATCATATTCAGGATTATCAGCGGGTTACGGTGATTATTCCCACTCGCAATTTAGGGTCAATTCTCAACACTTGCCTCACCTCAATTTTTGAGAAAACCACCTATCCTAATTATGAAGTATTGGTCATCGATAATGGCAGTGATGAACCGGAAACTCTGGAGTTATTCAGTAAGTGGCAAGCGAAAGAACCGGACCGATTTCGCTGCATTACCTACGACGTTCCCTTTAATTTTTCTAAAATTAATAACTATGCCGTCACCCAAACAGAAAGCCAGTATTTGCTATTTTTAAATAACGATACCGAAGTGCTGGATGGGGAATGGATGACGGCAATGGTCGAACAGGTCCAACGCCCCAGTATTGGTGCAGTTGGGGCGTTGTTATTGTACCCGGATGATACGATTCAACACGCCGGAGTAGTGATTGGATTAGGAGGCGTCGCGGGTCATAGTCATAAACATTTCCCATCCCAGGTTCCCGGATATTACTATCAATTGAAGACGGTGAATAATTATTCGGCTGTCACTGCCGCCTGTCTGATGTGTCGGCGGGAAGTTTTTGAATCCGTGGGAGGGTTTAATGAGGAAGATTTAAGTATCGCCTTTAATGATGTGGATTTATGTTTGAAAATGGGGGAACAAGGGTATCGCAATCTCTACTTGCCTCATGTGGTTCTGTATCACTATGAATCAAAAAGTCGGGGATTTGAGGATACGCCGGAAAAAATTGCTCGGTTTTCTAAAGAGATTGACTATATGCGGCATCGCTGGAAAACCATCATTGACCACGATCCCTGCTATAGTCCCAATTTAACTCGCGATCGCGAAGATTATAGTATCTGGATTTAA
- a CDS encoding glycosyltransferase family 2 protein: MSESAADYNAISKIAVSVIIPCYNQGEFVLEAIASVESCQEQVYEILIINDGSTSPVTQKVLTYLQDKGYQVFHQSNQGLAAARNTGIKKARGRYILPLDADNRIKPAYITEAVAILDEQPEVGVVYGNAELFGEKTGIVEVPEFDINRLVAGNYIDACAVFRRTVWQDCGGYDSHIPQKLGYEDWDFWLGVAEKGWQFHHIAEVMYEYRSRSNSMVSACNIPENRRELFRYICSKHIGLYATNFANIFAQKECERLAEQEKNEEIATTLNKTEVKLEVLRSQLEAAESELQVLRARVQETEALDPRAKIAELEEEIQDLQGELGRSQGEKQSLASQIQDLQQQLAQTRADFEVEREEALRSPQRQQQELEQTRTQMQAQLDELTHQSQQQIAQIQAEWEGQLHERDRLHHQLQSQMLQTQATLEQAQLEIAAMHTSKFWKLRTQWFKLKQAFRMTNPVKGS; this comes from the coding sequence ATGTCGGAATCGGCAGCAGACTACAATGCAATATCCAAGATAGCGGTATCGGTGATTATTCCTTGTTACAACCAAGGAGAGTTTGTTTTAGAGGCGATCGCCAGTGTCGAAAGCTGTCAAGAGCAGGTTTATGAAATTTTAATTATTAATGATGGTTCCACCTCCCCAGTCACCCAAAAGGTGCTGACTTATCTCCAAGACAAGGGCTATCAGGTGTTTCATCAATCCAATCAAGGACTCGCTGCTGCCCGCAATACCGGCATTAAAAAGGCCCGGGGTCGCTATATTTTACCTTTAGATGCTGATAATAGAATTAAACCGGCTTATATCACTGAAGCCGTGGCTATTTTAGATGAACAGCCGGAGGTGGGGGTGGTCTATGGCAATGCGGAATTATTTGGAGAAAAAACCGGGATTGTCGAGGTTCCAGAGTTTGATATCAATCGCCTGGTGGCGGGAAATTATATTGATGCCTGTGCAGTATTTAGAAGAACGGTTTGGCAGGACTGTGGAGGATATGATTCCCATATTCCCCAAAAGTTAGGCTATGAAGATTGGGATTTTTGGTTAGGGGTGGCGGAGAAAGGCTGGCAATTTCACCATATTGCTGAAGTGATGTATGAGTATCGCTCTCGGTCAAATTCAATGGTGAGTGCTTGTAATATTCCAGAGAATCGCCGGGAATTATTTCGCTATATTTGTAGCAAGCATATTGGATTATATGCGACGAATTTTGCGAATATTTTCGCGCAGAAAGAGTGCGAACGGTTAGCAGAACAGGAGAAAAACGAGGAAATTGCCACAACTCTGAACAAAACTGAGGTGAAATTAGAGGTTTTGCGATCGCAATTGGAAGCAGCAGAAAGCGAGTTGCAAGTCCTCAGAGCCCGAGTCCAAGAAACTGAGGCATTGGACCCGAGGGCAAAAATAGCCGAGTTGGAGGAAGAAATTCAGGACTTGCAAGGGGAACTGGGGCGATCGCAAGGAGAAAAGCAATCGTTAGCGTCTCAAATCCAGGATTTACAGCAGCAGTTGGCGCAAACTCGCGCTGATTTTGAGGTGGAACGGGAGGAAGCATTGCGATCGCCGCAACGGCAACAGCAGGAACTGGAACAAACCCGGACCCAGATGCAAGCACAATTGGATGAACTCACCCACCAGTCCCAGCAGCAGATCGCCCAAATCCAGGCAGAGTGGGAGGGCCAACTCCATGAGCGCGATCGCCTCCACCATCAACTCCAATCCCAGATGTTACAGACTCAGGCCACCCTGGAACAAGCTCAACTGGAAATTGCAGCGATGCACACCAGTAAATTCTGGAAATTACGGACCCAATGGTTTAAGCTAAAACAAGCTTTCCGGATGACAAATCCGGTTAAGGGATCATGA
- a CDS encoding sulfotransferase family protein yields the protein MSLPLIVTGMHRSGTSLIASLMKVIGVELGDRLYQADCFNVKGYFEDLDFLEFQRSLLQESCPPGDPGWPDWGWTEQESLNVDHFQTGLATAQGLIDSRKAQGGLWGWKDPRTSLMLDFWQELLPEARYLFVYRLPWDVVDSILRLNSGIFSQRPDYAIRSWAYYNRHILDFYRRYPDRCLLVNINALLSQPTQLVKLLETKLNLSVKSGLDDRAFQTIYDPNLFQQLPIDRPLVRFLQHPELPYLSILEELDWTADLPSHFTPQPHSDSLPLEIYPLWLHHEAVQAKIQLEILANSASGVGEIQAECDRLRTHIAWMETSKFWKLKVKWSELKGAFARTINLKSSQL from the coding sequence ATGTCGTTGCCCCTGATCGTAACCGGAATGCACCGTTCGGGAACTTCTCTAATCGCTTCGTTGATGAAAGTCATCGGCGTGGAACTTGGCGATCGCCTCTATCAAGCGGACTGTTTTAATGTGAAGGGGTATTTCGAGGACCTGGATTTTCTGGAGTTTCAGCGATCGCTTCTCCAAGAGAGTTGTCCCCCAGGGGACCCCGGTTGGCCGGATTGGGGTTGGACTGAACAGGAATCCCTCAATGTTGACCACTTTCAAACGGGTTTGGCAACGGCACAAGGGTTAATTGACTCGCGAAAAGCTCAGGGAGGACTCTGGGGTTGGAAGGACCCCCGGACCTCCCTGATGCTCGATTTTTGGCAGGAGTTACTCCCCGAGGCGCGTTATCTATTCGTGTATCGTCTCCCCTGGGATGTGGTGGATTCCATTCTGCGTTTAAATAGTGGGATTTTTTCCCAGCGTCCCGATTATGCGATCCGCAGTTGGGCCTATTATAATCGCCATATTTTGGACTTCTATCGCCGCTATCCCGATCGCTGTTTGTTGGTGAATATTAATGCGTTACTATCACAACCGACTCAATTAGTCAAGCTTTTAGAAACCAAGTTAAATCTTTCGGTCAAATCAGGGTTAGATGACCGGGCATTCCAAACCATTTATGACCCGAATTTGTTCCAGCAATTGCCCATTGACCGCCCCTTGGTGCGGTTTCTCCAACATCCGGAACTGCCCTATCTTTCTATTTTAGAAGAACTGGATTGGACGGCGGATCTGCCCAGTCATTTTACTCCACAGCCTCATTCGGATTCTTTACCTTTAGAAATTTATCCCCTCTGGTTACATCATGAAGCGGTCCAGGCCAAAATTCAGCTAGAAATCCTGGCAAATTCGGCTTCTGGGGTGGGTGAGATTCAGGCTGAATGCGATCGCCTCCGAACCCACATCGCTTGGATGGAAACCTCGAAGTTCTGGAAACTCAAGGTAAAATGGTCTGAATTGAAAGGGGCATTTGCCCGCACTATCAATCTCAAATCAAGCCAATTATAG
- a CDS encoding ABC transporter ATP-binding protein codes for MGEIAISLKNVSKCFKRYRHPADRLKEILLPGKVRSDEFWALRDISLELPKGKTLGVVGRNGSGKSTLLQTIVGTLSPTSGEVEVKGRISALLELGSGFNPEFTGRQNVFFNAQLLGLSQQEVENRFDEIVAFADIGDFLDQPVKTYSSGMFVRLAFAVATSVDPDILIVDEALSVGDEAFQRKCFARIETIQERGGTILFVSHAAAMVIELCDSAIFMHDGELLLYHTPKIVVDKYQKLIYSPPHKVEALCDEIRKLNQEKDEPEDAPKLPFFTPTSTEFAIPSSGPVEQAARAYYDEDLQPSNTLHYESRGAKIIDPQIMTPTGKKVNHLVGRHEYIYTYTVEFLEAASQIRCGMLVKTISGLELGGASHSFSEHSLQTVEPGSKVVVKFRFKCLLNPGVYFLNAGVSGIVNGDFTYLARCIDVAMFRVQQEQSLSATGIVDLLVKPSVTVDAEVPEMVKEIELI; via the coding sequence ATGGGTGAAATTGCAATTTCGCTAAAAAATGTTTCCAAATGCTTCAAACGCTATCGGCATCCCGCCGATCGCCTCAAAGAAATTCTCCTCCCCGGCAAAGTCCGATCCGATGAATTCTGGGCTTTACGCGATATCTCCCTAGAACTTCCTAAAGGCAAAACCCTCGGCGTTGTCGGTCGCAATGGATCTGGAAAAAGTACCCTCCTCCAAACCATTGTGGGGACTCTCTCTCCCACCAGCGGCGAAGTCGAAGTCAAAGGCAGAATTTCCGCCCTTCTCGAACTCGGCAGTGGGTTTAATCCCGAATTTACCGGACGGCAAAATGTCTTCTTTAACGCGCAATTACTCGGGCTTTCTCAACAAGAAGTCGAGAATCGATTCGATGAAATTGTCGCCTTTGCAGATATCGGCGATTTCCTGGACCAACCCGTCAAAACCTACTCCAGCGGGATGTTTGTCCGGTTAGCCTTTGCCGTCGCCACCAGCGTTGACCCGGATATTCTGATCGTGGATGAAGCCCTGTCCGTCGGAGATGAAGCTTTTCAACGCAAGTGTTTTGCGCGGATTGAAACTATCCAAGAACGAGGCGGGACGATTTTATTTGTCTCCCACGCTGCTGCGATGGTTATTGAGTTATGTGATTCCGCAATTTTCATGCATGATGGGGAATTGCTGCTCTATCATACGCCAAAAATTGTGGTGGATAAATATCAAAAACTGATTTACTCTCCCCCTCATAAAGTAGAGGCATTATGCGACGAAATTCGCAAGCTCAATCAGGAAAAAGATGAGCCAGAAGACGCGCCAAAATTGCCGTTCTTTACCCCCACTTCCACTGAATTTGCCATTCCCTCCTCGGGTCCAGTAGAACAGGCAGCGCGGGCTTATTACGATGAAGACCTGCAACCGAGCAATACCCTACATTATGAATCCCGGGGGGCGAAGATTATCGATCCGCAGATCATGACTCCGACGGGAAAAAAAGTTAACCATCTGGTGGGTCGTCACGAATATATCTACACTTATACGGTGGAATTTTTGGAGGCTGCTTCTCAAATCCGCTGTGGAATGTTGGTGAAAACGATTAGCGGTTTGGAACTGGGCGGGGCGTCTCATTCATTTTCGGAACATTCTCTGCAAACAGTTGAACCGGGGAGCAAAGTTGTTGTAAAATTCCGGTTTAAATGTTTGCTCAATCCGGGAGTCTATTTTTTAAATGCTGGGGTTTCAGGAATTGTCAATGGAGATTTTACCTATTTAGCCCGTTGTATTGATGTGGCAATGTTTCGGGTTCAACAGGAACAAAGCTTATCCGCCACCGGCATTGTCGATTTACTGGTTAAACCCAGCGTGACGGTTGATGCAGAGGTCCCGGAAATGGTCAAAGAAATTGAATTGATTTGA
- a CDS encoding ABC transporter permease, with protein sequence MSQRSLLDEQLLIKLNLLKTLVQRDLAARYKGSVLGNLWPLLNQLSQLLIYTYVFSVILKVKLPANNLPENSFTFGLWLFAGLVPWIAFTTGFMQAANVVVGQPNLVKKVVFPLSLLPLVPVLSAFIESTFGLMALIVMLAISSDTLHPTLFLLPLVWATQLLFTAGLGYLTSGFTVFLRDIPQSLIVLVNLWFYLTPICYPATVIPEQWRELVFWLNPMAAIAETYRDIVLVGEINHPGEWAVATLISLVIFALGFWSYRRLRPAFADVI encoded by the coding sequence ATTTCCCAAAGGTCACTGCTCGATGAACAACTGTTAATCAAGCTCAACCTGCTCAAAACCCTGGTCCAACGAGACTTAGCCGCTCGTTATAAAGGATCCGTTTTGGGCAATTTATGGCCCTTACTCAATCAGCTTTCCCAACTGCTGATTTACACCTATGTCTTCTCGGTTATCTTAAAGGTCAAGCTTCCGGCCAATAACTTACCGGAAAATAGCTTTACCTTTGGTTTATGGTTGTTTGCCGGATTGGTTCCCTGGATTGCTTTTACCACTGGCTTTATGCAAGCGGCTAATGTAGTGGTGGGACAACCCAATTTAGTCAAAAAAGTGGTTTTCCCCCTGAGTTTACTGCCTTTAGTACCCGTCCTTTCCGCGTTTATTGAAAGTACCTTTGGACTAATGGCACTGATTGTGATGTTGGCGATTTCTTCGGATACCCTCCATCCCACTCTGTTCCTCCTCCCCTTGGTGTGGGCGACCCAGCTACTGTTTACCGCTGGATTAGGATATTTAACCTCGGGATTCACCGTGTTTTTGAGAGACATTCCTCAATCCTTAATTGTGCTGGTAAATTTGTGGTTTTATTTGACTCCCATTTGCTATCCAGCAACGGTGATTCCTGAACAATGGCGGGAATTAGTATTTTGGTTGAATCCAATGGCGGCGATCGCTGAAACCTATCGAGATATTGTCCTCGTTGGAGAAATCAACCACCCCGGAGAATGGGCCGTTGCTACCTTGATTTCTTTAGTCATCTTCGCACTCGGTTTCTGGTCCTACCGGCGCTTACGCCCCGCCTTTGCTGATGTCATTTAA